A region from the Manihot esculenta cultivar AM560-2 chromosome 13, M.esculenta_v8, whole genome shotgun sequence genome encodes:
- the LOC110630270 gene encoding serotonin N-acetyltransferase 2, chloroplastic yields the protein MLLRGIISNPLPSLHLKTPLRLRNFTATITNKYSISDEDLESRGFLLRRTFSDLNLNHLNSIFVAVGFPKRDPEKIKVALENTNSLLWVEHKKSQKPVAFARATGDNVFNAIIWDVVVDPSYQGIGLGKAVMERLVEELLEKGIVNIALYSEPRVLGFYRPLGFVADPDGIRGMVYSRKQRKKK from the coding sequence ATGCTTCTACGTGGCATAATCTCTAATCCTCTTCCCTCTCTCcatctcaaaacccctcttCGTCTCCGCAACTTCACCGCCACCATCACTAACAAATACTCCATCTCCGATGAGGACCTTGAGTCTCGAGGCTTCCTCCTCCGTCGCACCTTCTCCGACCTtaatctcaaccacctcaacTCCATCTTCGTGGCAGTCGGGTTTCCCAAGCGTGATCCAGAGAAGATCAAAGTGGCATTGGAGAACACGAACTCGCTTCTCTGGGTGGAGCACAAGAAAAGCCAGAAACCAGTGGCATTTGCTAGAGCCACAGGGGACAATGTGTTCAATGCCATCATCTGGGATGTAGTGGTGGACCCTTCGTATCAGGGGATTGGATTAGGGAAGGCTGTGATGGAGAGACTTGTAGAGGAGCTGTTAGAGAAAGGGATTGTCAACATTGCTTTGTATTCGGAGCCTCGGGTTCTGGGCTTTTACAGACCCTTGGGTTTCGTGGCGGATCCGGATGGAATCCGAGGGATGGTCTACTCCAGAAAACAGAGAAAAAAGAAGTAA
- the LOC110630273 gene encoding protein METHYLENE BLUE SENSITIVITY 1 — protein MTGKAKPKKHTAKEIASKVDAATTNRGGGKAGQMDRTGKDKGGHAKYECPHCKTTAPDLKSMQIHHDARHPKIPFEEDKLANLHATHVADCSKGRPGVRGSFKK, from the coding sequence ATGACCGGAAAGGCGAAGCCAAAGAAGCACACGGCGAAGGAGATCGCGTCAAAGGTTGACGCAGCGACGACGAACAGGGGCGGAGGGAAGGCGGGGCAGATGGACAGGACTGGAAAAGACAAAGGAGGTCACGCCAAGTATGAGTGTCCTCACTGCAAAACCACCGCGCCGGATCTGAAATCTATGCAGATCCATCACGATGCTCGCCACCCAAAGATTCCTTTCGAGGAAGATAAGCTCGCGAATTTACACGCTACTCATGTCGCCGATTGCTCTAAGGGGCGTCCTGGTGTTAGGGGCAGCTTCAAGAAGTGA
- the LOC110630269 gene encoding tyrosine-protein phosphatase DSP3, with amino-acid sequence MGLIFERDDDDNDVVLVPPANFSMVEDGIFRSALPQPPNFPFLETLNLRSIIYLCLEPYPQENMEFLRAHNIKLFQFGIEGKTEPSVSILKDTIMEALKVLIDVRNHPVLIHCKRGKHRTGCLVGCFRKLQNWCLGSVFEEYQHFAGVKSRINDLKFIEAFDVSCLRQCLYSIIYQYHGYGSNKRRLLYREDNIQKQIKSN; translated from the exons ATGGGTTTGATTTTCGAAAGAGATGATGATGATAACGACGTTGTTTTGGTTCCGCCGGCGAATTTTTCTATGGTGGAAGATGGCATTTTCAGATCTGCCCTTCCTCAACCCCCCAATTTTCCTTTCCTTGAAACTCTAAATCTCCGATCCATCAT ATACTTGTGCTTGGAGCCCTATCCACAAGAGAATATGGAGTTTCTCCGTGCTCATAATATTAAACTGTTCCAGTTTGGAATTGAGGGGAAGACG GAGCCTTCTGTATCTATTCTGAAGGATACCATAATGGAGGCTCTGAAAGTCTTAATTG ATGTGAGGAATCATCCAGTTCTGATTCATTGCAAACGTGGAAAG CATCGGACGGGTTGTCTTGTTGGTTGCTTTAGAAAACTGCAAAATTGGTGCTTGGGTTCTGTGTTCGAGGAATACCAACATTTTGCTGGTGTGAAATCAAGAATTAATGATCTGAAATTCATCGAGGCCTTCGATGTGAGTTGCCTGAGACAGTGTCTCTACAGCATTATATACCAATACCATGGATATGGTTCAAACAAGAGGCGTTTACTTTATAGAGAAGACAATATACAGAAGCAAATCAAGTCAAATTAG